A stretch of Besnoitia besnoiti strain Bb-Ger1 chromosome Unknown contig00015, whole genome shotgun sequence DNA encodes these proteins:
- a CDS encoding AP2 domain transcription factor AP2XII-8 (encoded by transcript BESB_029280) gives MHSAEVSPPPATPRVPDSSLSSDPSFVPDRKLFRPPDALLATTMAAPSTTVPPPHLPPGALQPTGAPLGAEDAPITPGAAASTAASQSSDASSLSPGLGGAPSAALPSPSSAANPASYEPVEAEAGHIYQPGTKAEVRLVYRIKKGPGAGRHQKSFSISRYGVQGAWEQAEAARQFINANGTLPPHFVVASLPSRNSPNASSGGSSQKNRRVASCGSANATTSAAGAASLPGALASQAPSAGAGVAGPSTPLTGNSAAGRSPRGTGRFAVSAGRGSATAARAADGPVDRRRGAAGSGASQGDETRDEAGTPAGSAAATPRGARSRGASARMATALNAATGAPAGPRGPPPPAVGGAAGTFGAAGLHTGASAPAAAVQAPPAVGAGAMRPGAPGAVQGVAGCLFPAAAAVVSGAAGGAAGVVGAPGWTPGAAVRGPNGNILTVEDHQRLAAVAGATAGNGAVLNPLNPSPAFFGLFPGFVAAQATAASSGAAPGDGAKAVAGVPALGVSSVAPAAGGGLPAASGVRSLAASGLPGSHVNNPALGIVGGGLRGNFLFSSLPGSHVSFLQRENSGGDAAGSSAQPPQQAGAEGSATAQPKEEGEQRSIPEGCFRLLLPFGALSRTFFAPATAVAAAGVAQAGDVSTPSNATPGAAPAVVGGTQLHAAPGLGKGFVFHPPPATSPSSFSTTASSPSAADGKPHHAARAPPPAGVAPAHQPGTAAASCAPVGCQAQSVAAGGSPACSSSTSAGCASTVDEENQSRNGRRGSESSSSSTSSSPVSSRGIAGVAGKEADGRRGEEEVVRVQRANGVVVDSAVGSGGSRQPASRNEQMEVKGEGGAAAAAAPLVAAAGEGVEYDSRGGAGVHMPVHEGDAAAAREGEADKRWRQGDEQTAAQASREDGSFYRREEEEGQAAGGRGSGTAGARRRRSESFSHSRGGNPSWLFSLVDGEGDGEEGSGPDSRDRASCEQEDQKDEEGESIREGRDGFSRIRSYQFSSIPSPPASSFLSSSFIPSPPPSPPFSLPVRCRPGGFLSSPSCSLGAGRALKRRCVDVSPLLLASSSSLVLSATGERKRFLEDRADDSGGRSTSPRRSAKGNVLSSPSTFFGRRAPSGFTSSPTLESKKSSSLCFSALPPSYTSLRQSERMLAEKRLRSGTGSAADVDESNRNLGDDEEDQSKKSGCLTQSADGRHDEDFLDDEDDASRRGRPAGESRHERRGERDSERFSLPERHAFADGDGKDEASGGGLSSGRKNALAYLSSPISDLLASPVFPGNSSGCCCRSGRGGSEGAGGPCTCGAAEKDRAWRRRGAPSQPGLGSECISSSVTESPSLSPSPSAFLPFSPFCVPPRQSPPCGPSLFPAPIGSPSSPRRGPAGSGRRLVLLPQSASLGASPFALEPHGTPQLFSNSLPPVFSENLSASPLSFALASPSVTSSLMIPPAAPLPSSAARAAQASAGGSLSLPRSDGQASSPSPGKDSQSAAAAPAEGQPPAAAKTAPEAGGTAAPENFSFFQSHASSSSSAFSRASPLLPALDLGGASEVLQAAAKAAAAASAANAAAEGFGSGAVATSEAGKFGAFFSGGSGAPPTAQPASCANDNVSGELSGTRAAQAGGALTQQMSSAVKPEERGGAGLRLPVAAAPACGGQLGLPQGNVLPGGDRAGVGGPSLLPPPAVKHDVGGSLQRTPLECSPQSSGQRGNYAASGASAAAHGPATGGLKDPSTAVVAGRETGTGAPGGDTAGAGPGVPFAPSGTTAGPLPVSVVAEASA, from the exons ATGCATAGTGCCGAGGTTTCTCCGCCACCAGCCACGCCGCGAGTTCCTGattcctctctgtcttccgACCCAAGTTTTGTGCCAGACCGAAAACTATTCAGGCCGCCAGACGCTCTGCTGGCGACAACGATGGCAGCGCCTTCCACAACAGTCCCTCCTCCGCATCTGCCGCCGGGAGCGCTGCAGCCGactggcgcgccgctcggcgcagAAGATGCCCCCATCACTcctggcgcagcggcgagcacAGCTGCGAGTCAAAGCAGCGATGCCAGTTCTCTCTCCCCCGGCCTCGGAGgagcgccctctgcggctttGCCGAGTccctcttcggcggcgaATCCAGCGTCGTATGAACCCGTTGAAGCTGAGGCGGGACACATTTACCAGCCCGGCACAAAGGCC GAGGTTCGGTTAGTATACCGTATCAAGAAAGGGCCTGGCGCGGGGCGCCATCAGAAGTCCTTCTCCATCTCG CGCTATGGTGTCCAAGGAGCGTGGGAGCAAGCTGAGGCAGCCCGCCAATTCATCAACGCAAACGGGACGCTGCCGCCCCATTTTGTAGTGGCCTCTCTGCCGTCGCGAAACAGCCCGAATGCGTCATCCGGCGGCAGCAGTCAGAAAAACCGCAGAGTCGCTTCGTGCGGATCTGCAAACGCGACGAccagcgccgcaggggccgcctccctcccgggggcgctcgcctctcagGCCCCCAGCGCCGGGGCCGGAGTCGCGGGTCCAAGTACCCCTTTGACCGGGAATTCGGCTGCGGGTCGTTCGCCCCGAGGCACTGGGAGATTTGCCGTcagcgcaggccgcggcagcgccaccgccgcaCGGGCTGCCGACGGTCCAGTCGaccggagacgaggcgcagctggcagcggcgcctcgcagggcgATGAGAcccgcgacgaggcaggcacgcctgcaggctctgcggcggcaaCTCCGCGGGGCGCGCGcagtcgcggcgcgtcggcgcggatggcgacggcgctgaACGCAGCAACCGGTGCGCCTGCAGGACCTCGAGGACCCCCCCCACCCGccgtgggcggcgccgcgggcacgTTTGGGGCTGCTGGGCTCCACACGGGCGCatcggcgccagcagcggcagtGCAGGCGCCACCGGCTGTCGGCGCCGGAGCCATGCGGCCAGGCGCCCCCGGCGCCGTCCAAGGCGTCGCAGGGTGTCTCTttccagcggccgccgccgttgTCTCTGGAGCCGCtggaggggcggcgggcgttGTGGGGGCGCCGGGGTGGACTCCGGGTGCAGCGGTGAGGGGCCCGAACGGCAACATTCTCACGGTGGAGGATCACCAGCGGCTCGCAGCGGTAgccggcgcgaccgcggggaATGGCGCCGTGCTCAACCCCCTCAATCCGTCGCCAGCCTTTTTTGGACTGTTTCCAGGCTTTgtggccgcgcaggcgactgcGGCCTCGAGCGGAGCAGCGCCTGGCGATGGCGCGAAAGCTGTCGCGGGTGTTCCAGCTCTAGGCGTGTCTTCCGTAGCTCCCGCCGCAGGTGGAGGGCTGCCTGCCGCATCCGGCGTCCGCTCCCTCGCAGCCTCGGGTCTTCCAGGATCTCACGTGAACAACCCGGCGTTAGGCATCGTTGGAGGGGGCTTGCGCGGCAACTTCCTGTTTTCGTCGCTCCCTGGTTCACACGTGTCCTTCTTGCAGCGGGAAAATagtggaggcgacgcggcagggagctctgcgcagccgccgcagcaagcGGGTGCGGAGGGCAGCGCCACAGCGCAGCcgaaagaagaaggcgagcaaCGTAGTATCCCAGAGGGTTGCTTCAGGCTGCTTCTCCCGTTCGGAGCCCTGTCGCGGACCTTTTTCGCtccggcgaccgcggtcgcggctgccggAGTCGCTCAAGCGGGTGACGTCTCCACACCGTCGAACGCGACtcccggcgctgcgccggcagtcGTGGGAGGAACGCAGTTACATGCCGCCCCTGGGTTGGGGAAGGGCTTTGTTTTTcatccgccgccagcgacgtcgccgtcctcgttTTCTACAACGGCCTCGTCTCCGAGCGCAGCGGACGGCAAGCCTCACCACGCCGCTCGtgctccgccgcccgccggcgtggcgcctgcgcatcAGCCAGGgaccgctgcggcctcgtgcGCGCCTGTGGGTTGTCAGGCTCAGAGTGTGGCCGCTGGAGGGTCTCCagcgtgcagcagcagcaccagTGCTGGCTGTGCAAGCACTGTAGACGAAGAGAATCAGAGTCGAAacgggagaagaggaagcgagagtAGCAGCTCGAGTACGAGCTCCTCGCCGGTGAGTAGCAGAGGCATTGCGGGTGTCGCGGGGAAGGAGGCGGATggccggcgaggagaggaggaagttGTGCGAGTGCAGCGGGCGAATGGCGTTGTCGTGGACTCGGCGGtgggcagcggaggcagcaggcaGCCCGCATCCCGCAACGAGCAAATGGAGGTGAAGGGCGAAGGAggggccgcagcagctgcggctcctctggttgcggccgcaggcgagggagTCGAGTATGACAgtcgcggcggggcgggagTGCACATGCCGGTGCATGAAGGagatgcggcggcggcgcgtgaggGCGAAGCTGACAAGAGGTGGAGACAAGGAGACGAACAGACAGCAGCCCAGGCGAGCCGAGAAGACGGCTCCTTCTacaggcgagaagaagaggagggacaggcggcggggggacgaggcagcggaacagccggcgccaggcggcgcagatCCGAGTCGTTTAGTCACAGCCGAGGAGGGAATCCGTCCTggctcttctccctcgtggACGGAGAgggggacggcgaagagggctCCGGTCCCGACTCGAGAGATCGGGCATCGTGCGAACAGGAAGATcagaaagacgaggagggagagagcattcgagaaggccgcgacggcTTTTCTCGCATCCGAAGCTACCAGTTTTCGAGTattccgtcgccgcctgcgtcttccttcttgtcttcttccttcatcccgtcgccgcctccgtctccgccgttcTCCCTGCCAGTCCGGTGTCGCCCCGGGGGGTTTTTGTCGTCGCCGAGCTGCAGCCTAGGCGCAGGACGAGCGCTcaagcgccgctgcgtggatgtgtcgcctctcctcctcgcgtcgtcgtcgtctctcgtGCTCTCGGCGACTGGGGAGCGCAAGCGGTTCTTGGAAGACCGTGCAGACGATTCCGGTGGCCGGTCGACCTCTCCGCGACGTTCAGCCAAGGGCAATGTCCTCTCTTCACCATCCACGTTTTTTGGCAGACGTGCGCCCTCAGGATTCACGTCTTCGCCGACTCTCGAGAGCAAAAAGTCGTCGTCCTTGTGTTTTTCGGCCCTCCCGCCCTCCTACACGTCGCTGCGACAGAGCGAGCGTATgctggcggagaagcgcctcaGGTCGGGCACGGGGTCGGCAGCGGACGTGGATGAGTCGAACCGAAAcctcggcgacgacgaggaagaccaAAGCAAGAAGAGTGGCTGCCTCACGCAGAGCGCGGACGGGCGGCACGACGAGGACTTCCTGGatgacgaggacgacgcctcTCGAAGAGGGCGACCAGCAGGCGAAAGCCGACACGAGAGAAggggagagcgagacagtgagcgcttctcgctgccaGAGCGTCATGCTTTTGCAGATGGCGATGGCAAGGACGAGGCGTCTGGTGGCGGTCTGTCCAGTGGGAGGAAGAACGCGCTCGCATACCTCTCTTCGCCGATCAGCGACCTCCTGGCGTCGCCTGTCTTCCCAGGCAACAGCtctggctgctgctgcagaagcggcaGGGGGGGTTcagaaggcgccggaggTCCTTGCACatgcggagctgcagagaaagatCGAGCatggcgccggcgaggcgcgccgtcgcagccTGGACTCGGCAGTGAATGCATCTCTTCGTCTGTCACTGAATCTCCTagtctctctccttcgccctctgccttcctgcccttctcgcccttctgcgtgccgccgcggcagtctcCGCCGTGCGGCCCCTCGTTGTTTCCGGCGCCCATcggctctccgtcgtcgccgcggcgcgggccggccggcagcgggcggcggctcgtGTTGCTGCCGCAGTCGGCGTCGCTGGGGGCGAGCCCGTTTGCGTTGGAGCCGCACGGGACGCCGCAGCTCTTCAGCAACTCACTCCCGCCTGTGTTCTCCGAAaacctctctgcgtcgcccctgTCCTTCGCGCTGGCGTCCCCTTCCGTCACCTCGTCTCTGATGAttccgcccgcggcgcctctgccgagcagcgcggcgcgcgccgcgcaggcctccgcggggggctcgctctcgcttccgcggTCTGACGGCCAAGCGTCGTCCCCGTCGCCGGGGAAGGATTCGCagtccgcggctgccgcgccagcggaggggcagccgcccgctgcggcgaagaccgcgcctgaggcgggaggcaccgcggcgccggagaaCTTCTCGTTCTTCCAGTCTcacgcctcgtcttcgtcgtcggcctTCAGTAGagcctctccgcttctccctGCACTCGACCTGGGTGGCGCTTCGGAGgtcctgcaggcggcggcgaaggcggcggccgcggcctcagccgcgaatgccgccgcggaaggatTTGGCTCCGGAGCCGTGGCCACGAGCGAGGCAGGAAAATTCGGTGCGTTCTTCTCAGGTGGCTCTGGAGCCCCTCCGACGGCGCAGCCCGCATCCTGCGCGAATGATAACGTGTCTGGAGAGCTGAGCGGGACGCGTGCAGCGcaagcaggaggcgcgctgaCGCAGCAGATGTCGTCCGCAGTCAAGCCtgaagagagagggggggctGGTTTGCGTTTGCCCGTGGCAGCGGCACCCGCATGCGGAGGCCAGCTCGGGCTGCCCCAAGGAAACGTGCTGCCCGGCGGAGACCGAGCCGGAGTCGGAGGTCCTTCGCTCTTGCCGCCCCCTGCCGTCAAGCACGATGTCGGAGGCTCTCTCCAGCGGACGCCTCTCGAATGCAGTCCGCAGTCCTCAGGCCAGCGAGGCAACTACgctgcgagcggcgcgtctgccgcggctcACGGTCCCGCGACGGGCGGTTTGAAGGACCCGAGTACGGCTGTGGTGGCGGGCAGGGAGACAGGGACTGGAGCGCCAGGTGGAGacaccgcaggcgcgggcccCGGTGTTCCCTTCGCGCCGTCGGGCACGACTGCAGGGCCGCTGCCTGTCTCAGTTGTTGCAGAGGCCTCGGCTTGA
- a CDS encoding uncharacterized protein (encoded by transcript BESB_029290), producing MDTWREASAPAPAPAPAPAPAPLRLPSAASPPGAQKVAKASESDVRAWLGSPTHGGESPRCLLPSSRSANPESDAPSFSSLSPFSTPAAPDSHSAPSSESGADADADADADGARARPSEGEQRGDGEPRGRSDRNGGAGEEDGGEGRTLGQARASREYPAQEVCGVGARPQAQAGRRGGTGAAAAASFFVNHESASSSCSQPAKGSETLPPESVSRRTSLSRWDESSLSGASLACAPDAAQQALDFTYARAAGSHHRPRGLPSSASHGLSASARSSSLSFLQHPAGTLSSPASPGYASLPSWPQAACLQASAAAAPHAQTTAALSRWSTHSFPQQAATAAPAPVSAAVPDAAGDAARQRAYAYFFAEKKGEEGSPRAAARGLSSRLPTRPSGSASFAPPLSAARPTRERAQVAAAAAAAAAAAAAAAPAAAAEDLRERAKDAEPRRQLSNVSHVSSALAAGGATVKQRTVRKVTSSGSVLPADGADVEVAQASQYGDLQVLVDIDDTLRSSGGVTFLSVSLGGIDTQYERGSFYPGCFQFLLELSIYGLRKDQKPLSLGVLTARIPQVPITADSMLNQKLRETAQRRGIRGWGIDCKNKVLYSTLNEWIFPSEKGKRKFENLMLLHSKLSASHPNIRYVWIGDTGEMDRHAGEMMAREMPHAVKAIFLHFVGDYGRNSKMPRDYFVNGVPIVFFRTYIRAARRAVDLGLLDKRGLARTMVQAVADLDAMHNTPSVSTKWRDIIFDVRDAEALVPLKGATLPPLVRTREVLHRRITEIKGALERFRAKRGGSSSSLKSQQSIGDAKALPAAVEPARGHEGRGASHEKAPLVPAKALSLHDARRSSGERLPAALVERAAEHQREDEQRRRDRARSGQHPDAGDQESFDVLAPASASQPSSIDPQAGSGETAEELWRLQEQASSASESSGAPEESSWVEVRFDRATGCFPVLDARGGAGGREGSWRPSRADKHAPDGGTERPFYQTLLTHPSSQSSSEFAVVAEPEAADARAGGELEAAEGAGRDRAGRERRSRPTRDENEDLLWERVAPHEAAEGRRRSERRDAEARREKEDIELLDLAPRRKESGQASEGAKKKTGREVLPPCANKHERGDPAWSPDRVRPSSPLLCGLSTPLAPETSAPSSPSAFASLASSSSVASSAFAAPADAPLFLDEPQELPARWLSREGEEGGATGEKDRRGASGHRERADKDAHQRPAESRHSSHRKKRAPLDLL from the exons ATGGACACCTGgcgagaggcctccgcgcccgccccggcgcccgccccggcgcccgcgccggcgccgcttcggctcccgtcggcggcgtctccgccgggcgcgcagaaggtggcgaaggcgagcgagagcgacgtgCGAGCCTGGTTGGGGTCGCCGACCCACGGTGGGGAGTCGCCGCGGTGcctgctgccttcttcgcgctctgcCAACCCCGAGAGCGACGCTCcatccttctcctcgctgtcgccgttctcaacgcctgccgcgcccgacagccacagcgcgccttcttcagagagcggcgccgatgccgacgccgacgccgacgccgacggtgcacgcgcgaggccctctgaaggcgagcagcgggGAGACGgggagccgcgcgggcgcagtgACCGCaacggaggcgcgggggaggaggatGGAGGTGAAGGCAGGACGCTGGGTCaagcgagagcgagcagaGAGTACCCAGCGCAGGAGGTCTGTGgtgtcggcgcgcggccgcaggcgcaggccgggcggcgcggcggcaccggtgccgccgctgcggcctccttctTCGTGAACCACgagtctgcctcctcttcgtgcTCGCAGCCGGCGAAGGGCTCTGAAACGCTTCCGCCGGAGAGCGTGAGCCGGCGCACGTCGCTGTCTCGCTGGGATGAGTCGTCGCTTTCTGGGGCGTCgctggcctgcgcgcccgacgccgcgcagcaggcgctggacTTTACctacgcgcgcgccgcggggtCGCATCATCGCCCGCGCGGGCTGccttcttcggcctcgcacgggctcagcgcctccgctcgctccTCGTCGTTGTCATTCCTCCAACACCCTGCGGGCACACTCAGTTCGCCCGCTTCGCCGGGGTacgcctcgctgccttcctggccgcaggccgcctgcTTGCAggcttctgctgccgcggcgccgcatgcgcagacgaccgcggcgctctcgcgctggTCCACTCACTCGTTTCCGCAGCAGGCAGCGacggctgcgcccgcgcctgtctcGGCTGCAGTccccgacgcggcgggcgacgccgcccgccagcggGCCTACGCCTACTTTTTCGCGGAAAAaaagggcgaggaaggctcgccgcgggcggcggcgcgaggcctttCCTCGAGACTCCCCACTCGGccgagcggcagcgcctccttcgccccgccgctctctgccgctcgcccgactcgcgagcgcgcacaggtcgcagcagcagcggcagcagcagcggcagcagcagcggcagcagcaccggcagcggcggccgaagACCTCCGCGAACGCGCGAAAGACGCCGAGCCTCGCCGGCAGCTCTCCAACGTCTCGCacgtctcctcggcgctcgcggcaggcggcgccaccGTCAAGCAACGCACCGTTCGAAAAGTAacgagcagcggcagcgtcctgcctgcagacggcgccgaTGTCGAGGTTGCTCAGGCGTCTCAGTATGGAGACCTCCAG GTCCTCGTGGACATCGACGACACGCtgcgctccagcggcggcgtgacGTTCCTCTCGGTTTCCCTCGGCGGCATCGACACGCAGTACGAGCGCGGCTCCTTCTATCCGGGCTGTTTCCAGTTTCTGCTTGAGCTCTCTATTTACGGCCTCCGCAAAGATCAGAAGCCGCTCTCGCTCGGTGTCCTCACTGCGCGCATTCCCCAG GTGCCAATCACGGCGGACAGCATGTTGAAtcagaagctgcgcgagactgcgcagaggcgaggcatCCGCGGCTGGGGCATCGACTGCAAAAATAA AGTCCTCTACTCGACCTTGAATGAGTGGATTTTTCCGAGCGAAAAAGGGAAGCGGAAATTCGAAAATCTCATGCTGCTGCACTCCaagctctccgcctcgcacCCCAACATCAG ATACGTCTGGATTGGAGACACAGGCGAGATGGATCGACACGCAGGCGAGATGATGGCTCGCGAGATGCCTCACGCCGTGAAGGCGATTTTCCTTCATTTTGTCGGCGACTACGGAAGAAACTCGAAAATGCCGCGCGACTACTTCGTGAACGGCGTGCCCATTGTCTTCTTCAG GACTTATATCCGCGCAGcacggcgcgccgtcgaccTCGGTCTCCTCGAcaagcgcggcctcgcgcgcacgATGGTGCAG gcggtcGCTGACCTCGACGCGATGCACAACACGCCGTCGGTGTCGACGAAGTGGCGAGACATCATTTTCGATGTTCGG gacgcagaggccctCGTTCCGCTGAAGGGCGCGACGCTTCCGCCCCTAGTGCGCACGCGGGAAGTGCTCCATCGCCGCATCACGGAGATCAAAGGGGCGCTGGAGCGTTTCCGGGCGAAACGCGGCGGATCTTCCTCCTCACTGAAGTCCCAGCAGTCAATCggggacgcgaaggcgctgcctgcggccgttgagcctgcgcgcgggcacgagggtcgcggcgcgagtcACGAGAAGGCCCCGCTCGTGCCTGCGAAGGCCCTGAGTCTCCACGACgcccgacgcagcagcggcgagcgtcTACCGGCGGCGCTTgtggagcgcgcggcggagcacCAGCGAGAGGACGAACAAAGACGCAGAGatcgcgcgagaagcggccAGCACCCGGACGCAGGAGATCAAGAGAGCTTCGACgtgctcgcgcccgcctcagcCAGCC AGCCGTCCTCGATCGACCCGCAAGCGGGCTCCGGAGAGACTGCGGAAGAACTCTGGCGGCTCCAAGAACAGGCTTCTTCGGCCTCGGAGtcgtcgggcgcgccggaggagagCTCATGGGTCGAGGTTCGCTTTGACCGCGCGACTGGCTGTTTTCCAGTGCTggacgcgcgcgggggcgccggcgggcgcgaaggcagctggcgcccgagccgcgcggaTAAACATGCCCCTGACGGCGGCACGGAGCGGCCGTTCTACCAGACGCTGCTGACGCATCCTTCCTCGCAGAGCTCCAGCGagttcgccgtcgtcgcagagcccgaggcggccgacgcccgcgcaggaggcgagctGGAGGCTGCCGAGGGGGCGGGGAGAGATCGCGCcggcagggagagaagaagccgaCCCACGCGAGACGAGAACGAGGATCTGCTATGGGAGCGCGTCGCGCCacacgaggcggcggaaggacgcaggcgcagcgagaggcgagacgcggaggcgcgccgggagAAAGAAGATATCGAGTTGCTTGACCTCGCGCCCAGGCGCAAAGAGAGCGGACAGgccagcgagggcgcgaagaaaaagaccGGGCGGGAAGTCCTGCCGCCGTGCGCGAACAAACATGAGCGCGGAGATCCGGCATGGAGCCCTGACCGCGTGcggccgtcttcgcctctgctctGTGGGCTCTCAACTCCGCTTGCGCCGGAAACCagtgcgccttcgtcgccctccgccttcgcctctctcgcgtcgtcttcttcagtcgcctcgtccgcgttcgctgcgcctgcagacgcgcctctctttctcgacGAACCGCaggagctgccggcgcggtggctgagccgcgaaggcgaggagggtgGGGCGACCGGAGAAAAAGAtcgacgcggcgcttcagGGCACCGCGAAAGAGCTGACAAAGACGCACATCAACGGCCAGCAGAGAGCCGCCACAGCTCACATCGCAAAAAACGCGCGCCCCTGGACCTGCTGTGA